A single window of Metallosphaera hakonensis JCM 8857 = DSM 7519 DNA harbors:
- a CDS encoding DUF1404 domain-containing protein, producing the protein MKGRQLLFSLILIIVSVNPFTEKLEFSSPVIYMLSHYALVSSGFILGHAILKTKWYFMPVGLTPIAFWHLPLPFALGATYIGLRIVLEITIFLGGFLAGSSIWALPQWGKISLFILYMIGDTALSILFIVESPLYSNRLYPFSPYPPSSLPLAGIAMIVVMNLILATVIYVMFKNLLRGL; encoded by the coding sequence ATGAAAGGAAGGCAACTTCTTTTCTCATTGATCTTGATTATCGTATCCGTAAACCCATTTACTGAGAAGCTCGAGTTCTCTTCTCCAGTAATCTATATGTTGTCCCATTACGCGTTAGTTTCATCTGGATTCATTTTAGGACATGCAATCTTGAAAACCAAGTGGTATTTCATGCCAGTGGGACTTACCCCAATCGCTTTTTGGCATTTACCTCTCCCCTTTGCCTTGGGCGCAACTTATATTGGATTAAGGATAGTTCTAGAGATAACTATCTTTCTGGGAGGATTTCTCGCTGGATCTTCCATCTGGGCATTACCCCAATGGGGGAAAATATCCCTCTTCATACTTTACATGATAGGAGATACGGCACTAAGCATCCTCTTCATAGTTGAAAGCCCGCTCTACTCCAATAGGCTTTATCCTTTCTCTCCTTACCCCCCTAGCTCCTTGCCATTAGCGGGAATAGCAATGATAGTTGTAATGAATTTGATTTTGGCCACGGTAATTTACGTCATGTTCAAGAATTTACTAAGAGGGTTATGA
- a CDS encoding sulfocyanin codes for MKKAVSPVFSYVVAFIVAIVVLSAAIISIVQFHTLSSPSTSNTTTTSGPTKVTLPVIASNKTVVISLVALSSASTFNFNGTSFGQMTIYVPAGYSLELKFTNQESLQHNLLLVMNDTPTPNAADLSSDGKILLFVGTSSSAYTIQGISSGQTAVGVYGPINPGTYWLACGISGHAESGMWVNLVVSQNVTTPYVVS; via the coding sequence ATGAAGAAAGCGGTATCTCCCGTGTTCTCATATGTGGTAGCGTTTATTGTGGCTATAGTAGTTCTTTCCGCGGCAATTATCTCTATAGTTCAATTTCACACCTTATCATCACCCTCAACGTCTAATACCACTACCACTTCAGGGCCAACAAAGGTTACACTTCCAGTTATTGCGTCCAATAAGACCGTGGTAATTAGCTTAGTGGCTTTGTCCTCCGCGTCAACATTTAATTTTAATGGAACTTCGTTTGGACAAATGACCATTTACGTTCCTGCAGGCTACAGCCTTGAATTGAAATTCACAAATCAAGAATCGTTGCAACATAACCTACTTCTAGTAATGAACGATACCCCTACCCCCAACGCAGCTGATTTGTCCAGTGACGGAAAGATCTTACTCTTCGTCGGTACATCGTCGTCTGCTTATACTATTCAAGGGATATCGTCAGGCCAAACTGCAGTCGGAGTTTATGGTCCCATTAATCCTGGAACCTATTGGTTAGCTTGCGGTATATCTGGACATGCAGAGTCAGGTATGTGGGTAAACTTGGTGGTGTCACAGAACGTCACTACGCCGTACGTGGTAAGCTGA
- a CDS encoding cytochrome b, with protein sequence MQEEQESWLDRALEWLDERTGIYGHTLRQAPRYAYRLDFWLGSFVLASFLFEVVTGMLVALYYVPADPYASTSYLISSVPLGALLFSLHSWGAYAMVFLLLVHMTRNFIVGAYRKPREIMWMVGTILAGLTLTEAYLGYSLPYNLISWTATTTGLNLFTYMPFGLSNLIAAMTLLPQLPGIASGVDPLVDRFFVFHWIVGALIGLVLGLHLYIFEKHGITPPLTKEKDRSELIDDYEEKLRNDPNWKLQPLTRTFGIILVTMLMTFGAIFLIASAFPFQISLNGGQIKYVMPEYNPALAAQTPPIPDWYFLFIYFFYKSVSPSDASLIFLTWGGITLLFPFIDQYVFRHRSPHPVMRPASIALGVGFIVSFIVNSVWAYLTPGRDIGPIGVEVDGTVFVASFLALFPTLRWLQRRAESEPETFNVGKRLGFANSVSTQTETINLSKPVSLGMDLSILASLGLIAYTTTKMFLLTNLFADQFELGFLAGINMFLVSYLVLIYTLRGEES encoded by the coding sequence ATGCAGGAGGAGCAGGAGTCGTGGCTAGACAGGGCTCTGGAGTGGCTGGATGAGAGGACAGGGATTTACGGACACACGTTGAGACAAGCCCCCAGGTATGCATATAGGTTAGATTTTTGGCTAGGTTCCTTCGTCTTAGCCTCCTTTCTATTTGAAGTCGTAACTGGAATGTTGGTGGCTCTCTATTACGTCCCGGCAGACCCCTACGCTTCAACCTCATACCTAATCTCTAGCGTTCCGCTAGGTGCACTTCTCTTCAGTCTTCATAGCTGGGGGGCATATGCCATGGTGTTCCTACTCCTCGTGCATATGACAAGGAATTTCATTGTAGGAGCTTACAGGAAACCCAGAGAAATAATGTGGATGGTAGGGACTATCTTAGCCGGGCTCACCCTGACAGAGGCATATCTGGGTTACTCGCTACCATATAATCTAATATCCTGGACTGCGACAACCACAGGACTAAATCTTTTCACCTATATGCCTTTCGGGTTGAGCAACCTTATAGCAGCCATGACTCTCCTACCTCAACTTCCTGGTATAGCCAGTGGCGTAGATCCACTAGTGGATAGGTTCTTCGTTTTTCATTGGATTGTTGGTGCTCTAATTGGACTAGTCCTTGGTCTACATCTCTACATATTCGAGAAACATGGTATTACTCCACCACTAACAAAGGAAAAGGACAGGTCTGAGTTGATAGACGACTATGAGGAAAAGCTTAGGAATGATCCCAACTGGAAATTGCAACCCTTAACTAGGACCTTCGGAATAATCCTGGTTACCATGTTAATGACGTTTGGGGCAATATTTCTCATTGCGTCCGCATTTCCATTCCAGATATCATTGAACGGCGGTCAGATAAAGTATGTGATGCCTGAGTACAACCCCGCTTTAGCTGCTCAGACCCCGCCCATACCTGACTGGTATTTCCTGTTCATCTACTTCTTCTATAAGTCAGTATCACCATCTGATGCGTCATTGATATTCCTGACTTGGGGAGGGATCACTCTACTTTTCCCCTTCATAGATCAGTACGTGTTTCGTCACAGGTCTCCTCATCCCGTCATGAGACCCGCTTCGATTGCCTTAGGGGTAGGGTTCATCGTATCGTTTATTGTTAACAGCGTTTGGGCATATCTAACTCCTGGGAGAGACATCGGACCAATAGGAGTTGAGGTCGATGGTACAGTCTTTGTAGCGTCGTTCCTCGCCCTCTTCCCCACTTTAAGGTGGTTACAGAGAAGAGCCGAATCAGAACCTGAAACCTTTAACGTTGGGAAAAGGCTGGGTTTCGCTAATAGTGTCTCTACTCAAACCGAAACGATAAACCTGTCTAAGCCGGTTTCCCTAGGGATGGATCTGAGCATACTTGCCTCACTGGGTCTCATAGCTTACACTACGACCAAGATGTTCCTCCTAACCAATCTGTTCGCCGATCAATTCGAGCTCGGCTTTCTAGCGGGGATAAACATGTTCCTAGTCTCTTACTTAGTTTTAATATACACTCTTAGGGGCGAAGAGTCATGA
- a CDS encoding electron transfer flavoprotein subunit beta/FixA family protein, giving the protein MSVVACFKVVPDDTSIRVIGGKVETNVPLKVSTYDKNAIEEAVRVKEKLGWKAIGVTVGNTDRKSIRDALSMGLDEVVAISSGYLDVSGTAMALAETIRSISPKLVIMAESTTDSSTSALPPYLAEVLGYNLVSYARSISIQDSTIRAERSVGDIEVVESPLPAVVSVTGEINTPRTPSVKQIMESAKKPVKQSSFSSQPLSELVEVKPFVTVRKRVIIEKPMEEAVDQLINYLKGEGVL; this is encoded by the coding sequence ATGTCAGTTGTAGCTTGTTTTAAGGTAGTTCCAGACGATACCTCAATAAGGGTTATAGGGGGCAAGGTGGAGACGAACGTTCCGTTAAAGGTAAGCACATATGATAAGAACGCTATAGAGGAGGCAGTAAGGGTTAAGGAAAAACTTGGATGGAAGGCCATTGGTGTCACGGTTGGTAATACAGACAGGAAAAGCATTCGAGACGCTTTATCCATGGGATTGGATGAGGTAGTTGCTATATCATCCGGATACCTAGACGTCTCTGGGACAGCCATGGCCTTGGCTGAAACAATAAGGTCAATATCACCTAAGCTAGTAATTATGGCAGAATCAACCACGGACAGCAGTACCTCCGCCCTACCTCCGTATCTGGCCGAGGTCTTAGGTTACAATCTTGTCTCATACGCTAGATCCATCTCCATCCAGGACTCGACAATAAGGGCAGAGAGAAGCGTCGGAGATATAGAGGTAGTTGAATCTCCTCTCCCCGCAGTGGTGTCTGTGACAGGGGAGATAAACACGCCTAGGACTCCATCGGTGAAACAGATTATGGAGTCCGCAAAGAAACCTGTGAAGCAATCCAGTTTCAGCTCTCAACCGCTAAGTGAGTTGGTTGAGGTTAAACCATTCGTTACGGTAAGGAAGAGGGTAATTATTGAGAAGCCAATGGAGGAGGCTGTAGACCAACTAATCAATTACTTGAAAGGAGAGGGTGTTCTATGA
- a CDS encoding Rieske 2Fe-2S domain-containing protein, producing the protein MDRRDFLRLSLILGGAIAVSPLVSPVLDYMGYYYGELKSISPKYLVANNSQGLEGFPRYKVANIKQLQGSCPVYFFAYPLTDEPCFLVDFSKLNNMKNVEFKNPYANQFRINTNFKDIVGVGPKGSICAFSAVCVHLGCQLPAQALVPSSSDPGLNPSTSILHCPCHGSMYQLDQGGVVVGGPAPRPLPMVLLQYDESTGDIYAVGTNAPYFSEAVPRRRPRDNLIYDPRYSYSVPSNPACVRVS; encoded by the coding sequence GTGGATAGAAGGGACTTCCTTAGGCTTAGTTTGATTTTGGGAGGTGCCATTGCGGTATCTCCCCTAGTATCACCAGTCCTAGACTACATGGGTTACTATTACGGCGAGTTGAAATCCATCTCTCCCAAGTACTTAGTGGCAAATAATTCGCAGGGCCTTGAGGGATTTCCAAGGTATAAGGTAGCAAACATAAAACAACTCCAGGGTAGCTGCCCAGTCTACTTCTTCGCATACCCACTTACAGACGAGCCTTGCTTCCTAGTGGACTTCAGTAAGTTAAACAACATGAAAAACGTGGAGTTCAAGAACCCCTACGCCAATCAATTTAGAATAAACACGAACTTTAAGGACATAGTGGGAGTGGGACCTAAGGGATCCATATGCGCCTTCTCAGCCGTGTGTGTTCACTTAGGTTGTCAATTGCCTGCCCAGGCGCTCGTGCCCAGTTCCAGCGATCCCGGCCTCAACCCTTCGACGTCCATATTGCACTGCCCATGTCATGGATCCATGTATCAATTGGATCAAGGAGGAGTTGTGGTGGGGGGACCGGCACCTAGGCCATTGCCCATGGTTTTATTGCAATACGATGAAAGCACTGGAGACATATATGCCGTAGGGACTAACGCTCCGTATTTCTCGGAGGCAGTACCCAGGAGAAGACCCAGAGACAACCTGATATATGACCCAAGATACAGCTACTCTGTCCCGAGTAATCCAGCCTGCGTGAGGGTGAGCTAA
- a CDS encoding cbb3-type cytochrome c oxidase subunit I, whose protein sequence is MVSARKIKDTLKIALTTTSAHDIGIMYIIVGIISLITGSAYASVIRDQLTLNNIGAVEYYNAVTLHGIFMIFFMVMPISTGFANYLVPRMIGANDLYWPKINALSFWILVPAVAMSIIAPLFGPINTGWYMYAPLSTDLQVNGGFGVTLIEIALMIAGVSSTLTGINFLMTILRLRKIPFFKMSLFTWSFFATAILLMVALPPLTAGLVMAFLERMWNLPFFNASLGGNPLLWQNVFWFFGHPEVYILILPAMGLVGEVLPRAVGRQIYGYKALALSSMAIAFLSVLGVWMHHMFTAIDSDVVREIAAATTMAIAIPSGVKVVNWTITFYGGKVKFSALTIGMIGFISLFLVGGITGVFFPLIPVDLAFNGTYLVVGHFHYMVFAILVGLLSGLVYYFPYFTGKWFDQELARSSMLMIVVGAFVVATGMSIDGVLGMPRRYAVVPALIYQPFQNLITVGGFVEGIGLLMMFGTLLYAWVRGPPVRTMDPWNSEQLIGIPDFTIRPIALPLSFGKEMDGSTPEHRHGSYFPSILGMLLCFPPLGFMLILAGITIPGILMILTFLGVGVSWLYNDYFRQVKPIPGIFGNLGLGKAVNSAPSGATDATLGGIENPTIQENGVEISRRAKTPVLFFIIAEIFLFGSFIGGYIYDINETPTVATLSRLPVDWYPLPLIMTVILLSSSIPAHLAYHNFLKGKMRTFKILGALTALMGFTFLMGQVYEFTHIVKFIPQENVYTAFFFTIVSLHAFHVIMGLVLWAITLLRTRITVPYQLSTGASYYWHFVDAVWVVVFTMLYLQLPIYHP, encoded by the coding sequence ATGGTAAGTGCGAGAAAGATAAAGGATACATTGAAAATTGCTCTCACGACTACAAGTGCACATGACATAGGGATAATGTACATTATAGTGGGTATAATAAGTCTTATCACAGGTTCCGCTTACGCGTCAGTCATTAGGGATCAGCTTACTCTCAATAATATTGGTGCCGTGGAATATTACAACGCGGTCACGCTTCACGGTATTTTCATGATATTTTTCATGGTAATGCCAATCTCCACCGGATTTGCCAACTATCTTGTACCTAGAATGATTGGAGCCAATGACTTGTATTGGCCGAAAATCAATGCCTTATCCTTCTGGATACTCGTTCCCGCGGTTGCAATGAGCATAATTGCCCCATTGTTCGGTCCCATCAACACTGGGTGGTACATGTACGCACCTCTGAGTACCGATTTGCAGGTCAATGGTGGTTTCGGCGTTACCTTGATAGAGATTGCCCTAATGATAGCGGGGGTTTCCTCAACCCTCACGGGGATCAACTTTCTTATGACCATACTTAGGTTAAGGAAGATCCCGTTCTTCAAGATGTCTCTGTTCACTTGGTCGTTTTTTGCTACCGCGATACTGTTAATGGTTGCGCTCCCACCACTCACTGCTGGTCTAGTGATGGCCTTCCTAGAGAGGATGTGGAATCTTCCCTTCTTTAATGCCTCCCTTGGAGGAAATCCTCTACTGTGGCAGAACGTGTTCTGGTTCTTCGGACATCCAGAGGTTTATATTCTAATATTGCCTGCCATGGGACTAGTTGGAGAGGTTCTTCCTAGGGCAGTGGGGAGGCAGATATACGGGTATAAGGCACTGGCACTCTCTTCCATGGCCATAGCTTTTCTCTCAGTGCTGGGAGTGTGGATGCATCACATGTTTACCGCCATAGATAGCGACGTGGTAAGGGAGATCGCAGCTGCAACGACCATGGCCATAGCAATACCGTCTGGCGTGAAGGTGGTAAATTGGACTATAACGTTCTATGGAGGTAAGGTCAAGTTCTCTGCGCTAACCATAGGAATGATAGGTTTCATCTCTCTGTTCCTTGTGGGCGGCATCACTGGAGTGTTCTTCCCTCTGATTCCCGTGGACCTGGCCTTCAATGGGACATATCTAGTTGTTGGACATTTCCACTACATGGTTTTCGCAATTCTAGTTGGTCTTTTGAGTGGATTAGTCTACTATTTCCCATACTTCACAGGGAAGTGGTTTGACCAAGAGCTTGCTAGAAGCTCGATGCTAATGATAGTTGTGGGGGCCTTTGTAGTTGCCACTGGCATGAGCATTGATGGTGTTTTGGGTATGCCAAGGAGATATGCTGTTGTGCCAGCACTAATTTATCAGCCTTTCCAGAATTTGATCACGGTGGGTGGATTCGTGGAGGGAATAGGTCTACTCATGATGTTTGGAACCCTATTGTACGCCTGGGTCAGAGGTCCTCCAGTTAGAACCATGGATCCCTGGAACTCAGAGCAATTAATAGGCATACCCGATTTCACGATCAGGCCTATAGCCTTACCTCTCTCCTTTGGCAAGGAGATGGACGGTTCTACGCCAGAACATAGACATGGATCCTATTTCCCTTCAATCCTGGGCATGCTTCTATGCTTCCCTCCACTGGGCTTCATGTTAATCTTAGCGGGTATAACGATTCCAGGAATTTTAATGATCCTGACCTTCTTAGGAGTTGGAGTGTCGTGGCTTTACAATGATTACTTCAGACAAGTCAAACCCATACCTGGTATATTTGGAAACCTAGGATTAGGAAAAGCTGTAAACTCAGCCCCTAGTGGTGCCACAGACGCTACCTTAGGAGGTATTGAGAATCCCACAATTCAAGAGAATGGTGTGGAGATCTCAAGGAGAGCTAAAACCCCTGTTCTCTTCTTCATTATCGCAGAGATATTTCTGTTTGGTAGTTTCATAGGAGGTTACATATACGATATAAATGAGACTCCAACAGTCGCTACCCTGTCCAGGCTTCCTGTGGATTGGTATCCTTTACCGTTGATCATGACAGTTATATTACTTTCAAGTTCCATCCCTGCCCATTTGGCATATCATAATTTCCTCAAGGGCAAAATGAGGACCTTCAAGATCTTAGGGGCCCTTACTGCTCTCATGGGGTTCACTTTCCTTATGGGCCAGGTCTATGAGTTCACTCATATAGTGAAATTTATACCACAAGAGAACGTATACACCGCCTTCTTCTTCACCATAGTTTCCCTCCATGCATTTCACGTTATCATGGGCCTCGTCCTTTGGGCTATTACCCTATTAAGAACAAGGATAACTGTGCCATATCAACTATCCACTGGCGCATCATATTACTGGCATTTTGTGGACGCTGTTTGGGTTGTCGTCTTCACAATGTTATACCTTCAGCTACCAATCTATCATCCGTGA
- a CDS encoding nucleotidyltransferase family protein: MKFLSKYYPDYLLIGRVARNIYAIPETTLDIDFLVDLDDKLRLSELMQNLPLDSQIFPKDLGHWQYRLVVRGIRIDLVKPKGFILTEEVISRRRIVNLEKVGKIQVISPEDLALLYVLASMERGVRDLIKAKDVMDYSRARHDFNTDYFLKRCNEHKVIPLCIKLISLDKVDKFPVL; the protein is encoded by the coding sequence GTGAAATTTCTCTCTAAATACTACCCAGACTACCTTCTGATAGGAAGAGTTGCCAGAAATATATACGCTATTCCAGAGACTACTTTGGACATAGATTTCCTTGTGGATTTGGACGACAAGTTGAGGTTGTCCGAGCTGATGCAGAATTTGCCTCTGGACTCCCAGATATTCCCCAAGGACCTAGGTCATTGGCAATACAGACTGGTGGTGAGGGGTATCAGAATCGATCTTGTTAAGCCCAAGGGGTTTATCCTCACCGAGGAGGTCATATCCAGAAGGAGGATAGTCAACCTGGAGAAAGTTGGGAAGATCCAAGTGATATCCCCGGAGGATCTTGCCCTACTTTACGTCCTAGCATCCATGGAGAGAGGGGTAAGAGATTTGATCAAGGCCAAGGACGTGATGGACTACTCCAGGGCAAGACATGATTTCAACACCGACTACTTCCTTAAAAGATGCAATGAACACAAAGTGATCCCTCTCTGTATTAAACTGATTTCATTGGACAAAGTTGATAAGTTCCCAGTACTTTAG
- a CDS encoding DUF1404 domain-containing protein — protein sequence MKVKRFFLVLFIIALLLNPYSESLYRTNAVLFMASHYALFTLGLWMGLNGSRKFWIGKLCLGCAITVLVHTPAIFDISAYDYAVRLLVEVALLCAGFLVGSSLPGNNKVTYSLLGGWMGGDTALSIAFILGDSVYAYPSSPYPVWQIRDTGMFMFILMDVVAFFLIMKIFISYVEKA from the coding sequence ATGAAGGTAAAACGTTTTTTCCTTGTTTTATTTATAATTGCATTACTTTTAAATCCTTATTCTGAGAGCCTTTACAGGACAAACGCAGTGCTCTTTATGGCCTCACATTACGCTCTATTTACACTTGGTCTCTGGATGGGATTAAATGGGTCCAGAAAGTTCTGGATTGGTAAATTATGTTTAGGTTGCGCCATAACTGTATTGGTCCATACTCCTGCGATTTTCGATATCTCCGCCTATGACTACGCAGTCAGGCTATTGGTCGAAGTTGCCCTCTTATGTGCAGGTTTTCTTGTGGGTTCGTCTTTGCCAGGAAATAACAAGGTCACCTATTCCTTACTAGGAGGTTGGATGGGTGGGGACACGGCACTCTCTATCGCCTTCATTCTTGGGGACTCCGTTTACGCTTATCCGTCCTCTCCTTATCCTGTTTGGCAAATTCGAGATACCGGAATGTTTATGTTTATATTGATGGATGTCGTCGCGTTTTTCCTTATCATGAAGATATTTATCTCTTATGTGGAGAAGGCATGA
- a CDS encoding protein kinase domain-containing protein, with protein sequence MERPSVKAIYIIYIIFATYLLTVIFLLQTNSLNIKALLLYISISASLIPLSLPRPNLIVIPVYTIPLFVYPLLSSFSNLDLILTVILSVSAIGLAIFARDLNDISIIPFLISIITFGITYSIVSILLVSSNFYSWDLVLSGITLFIVPVFKAVKKEGAIIAAMVLVLFSQYLIIGPKFNIGDLLTVSMSSVETWTVLFLLASAILISLKARRIVPITYLVLSGLVYLFSSPLLAIFPLQVGSASVSDEGQTLRLDVNVEGNKVNIRFLNPGTVIPVLTVDSSPVKFSCKGKECISLVQATPGKHEVKLCVGNQCVSREVLIRYPVRSPISLDYSVTGNKLQIRVNVAKRVNSLEVRVNNEVVSVLNNGKEYVGEYVLKSAGKYVIEVIGNIKNETITISRELEVKSLNLEIKLRTEPRWPDLIIAAEVYVDGSRSSVDKLLMKVNNEDIAFSNPETGLYTGVITSLEGRTYEIVVEAIKDGIAKTERAKVSISPPSLSSWDPKIWIGKEIYGYDIEGILGVGGTSYVLLGNRESKKYAIKIANVLPSSSGSSTRLGLTTFSDLSKESSKLQEISERANEIVKLYGVYADVNTIREIIEGKTHLYLTNPPAIVMELMRGGTAEDLVKREAVSLSSNWPSVVKIIFINMAKALSAVHRENYVHLDVKPRNIFFSEPPGNTGAEVLNNLLSGKTSVKLGDLGSARRRGERITEYTAEYCPVDQVEDMLLGRGARPDMDVFALGATIYRLINGTPLIPVEVVKDMDGAVDAFLRRGDYRSILEKAKRGYIQTHSSLRLTRFREVEELVRKMTDPDPSKRPSITEILNYLYSI encoded by the coding sequence TTGGAGAGGCCCAGCGTTAAGGCTATATATATCATCTACATCATCTTCGCCACATATCTATTGACGGTCATCTTTCTCCTCCAGACTAACTCCCTCAATATCAAGGCTTTACTTCTCTACATTTCGATCTCAGCATCATTGATTCCTCTTTCCCTCCCTAGGCCAAACCTTATTGTAATTCCGGTCTATACAATTCCCCTATTCGTCTATCCTCTCTTGTCCTCTTTCTCAAACCTTGATCTAATCCTAACGGTAATTCTTTCGGTTTCAGCCATAGGTCTTGCCATATTTGCTCGCGACCTCAATGATATCTCAATAATACCATTCTTAATCTCCATAATCACTTTTGGTATTACTTACTCGATCGTAAGTATTCTTCTTGTTAGTTCCAACTTTTATTCATGGGATCTTGTATTATCGGGAATTACGTTATTCATAGTTCCTGTCTTCAAAGCGGTGAAAAAGGAGGGGGCGATCATTGCGGCAATGGTCCTAGTTCTATTCTCACAGTACTTGATTATTGGACCTAAATTCAACATAGGTGATCTGTTAACTGTCTCCATGTCTTCGGTGGAGACGTGGACAGTATTATTTCTCTTGGCATCTGCGATACTCATATCCCTTAAGGCCAGAAGGATTGTTCCCATAACGTATCTGGTACTTTCTGGCTTAGTCTATTTATTTTCGTCTCCATTATTGGCGATTTTCCCACTACAGGTGGGTTCAGCGAGCGTGTCTGATGAGGGCCAGACCTTGAGACTTGACGTAAATGTAGAAGGGAACAAGGTTAACATAAGATTTCTTAATCCTGGAACCGTGATTCCAGTTCTCACTGTAGACTCGTCTCCGGTTAAGTTCTCTTGTAAAGGTAAGGAATGCATATCATTGGTCCAAGCCACTCCAGGTAAGCATGAGGTAAAACTATGCGTCGGGAATCAATGTGTTTCCAGAGAGGTCCTAATTCGTTATCCCGTACGCTCTCCCATAAGCCTAGACTACTCAGTGACAGGGAACAAACTTCAGATCAGAGTCAATGTGGCTAAACGAGTCAACTCCCTTGAGGTCAGAGTGAACAATGAAGTAGTATCCGTTCTAAATAACGGTAAGGAATACGTTGGAGAGTACGTTCTAAAATCGGCTGGAAAATACGTTATAGAGGTCATTGGGAACATCAAGAATGAAACTATCACGATCTCCAGAGAGCTGGAAGTCAAGTCCTTGAACTTGGAGATTAAGCTTAGGACCGAGCCAAGGTGGCCCGATCTAATCATAGCTGCGGAGGTCTACGTTGATGGATCTAGGTCTTCGGTTGATAAATTACTAATGAAGGTTAATAACGAGGATATTGCCTTCAGCAATCCCGAAACCGGCCTCTACACTGGGGTAATTACTTCGCTGGAAGGAAGAACCTATGAGATAGTGGTAGAGGCCATTAAAGACGGAATAGCCAAGACTGAAAGAGCCAAGGTGTCCATATCTCCTCCCTCCCTTAGTTCCTGGGATCCAAAAATATGGATCGGAAAGGAAATCTACGGGTATGACATTGAAGGTATACTAGGAGTTGGTGGCACGTCATATGTACTCCTGGGGAATAGGGAGTCCAAGAAATACGCCATCAAAATAGCTAACGTTTTGCCGTCCTCCTCGGGTTCGTCCACTAGACTTGGACTTACTACGTTCTCGGACTTAAGTAAGGAATCCTCCAAGCTCCAGGAGATATCGGAGCGAGCCAATGAGATTGTAAAGCTCTATGGGGTGTACGCTGACGTGAACACCATTAGGGAAATAATTGAGGGGAAGACCCATCTTTACCTCACTAATCCTCCAGCCATAGTTATGGAACTCATGAGAGGTGGAACAGCCGAAGACCTAGTTAAGAGGGAAGCTGTGTCTCTTTCCTCAAATTGGCCGTCGGTAGTGAAAATTATTTTCATTAACATGGCGAAAGCGCTCAGCGCTGTTCACAGGGAGAATTACGTTCATCTCGATGTGAAACCCAGGAATATTTTCTTCAGTGAACCTCCTGGAAATACTGGGGCGGAGGTCCTGAATAACCTACTTTCAGGGAAAACCTCGGTTAAGCTTGGGGATTTAGGTTCAGCTAGAAGAAGGGGTGAGAGGATAACTGAGTATACTGCCGAGTACTGCCCTGTGGATCAAGTGGAGGACATGCTACTGGGAAGAGGGGCAAGGCCGGATATGGACGTATTCGCCCTGGGGGCAACAATATACCGACTAATAAATGGAACTCCCCTCATTCCAGTAGAAGTCGTTAAGGATATGGACGGAGCTGTGGACGCGTTCTTGAGAAGAGGAGACTATAGGTCAATCTTGGAGAAGGCAAAGAGAGGTTACATACAGACACATTCATCCTTGAGGCTCACGAGATTCAGGGAGGTCGAAGAACTGGTTAGGAAGATGACAGATCCCGATCCCTCCAAGAGGCCCTCAATTACAGAGATTCTAAATTACCTCTATTCAATTTAA
- a CDS encoding DUF5658 family protein: protein MIQRVLLPVLGGLGLLDVLTTVIGLQNGYTEENAFLHVLQGDPLALAITMILLKAVAIIGAVYLMRKSMILPALLLIGLFALADVSNMLTLF, encoded by the coding sequence ATGATTCAGAGAGTACTTCTTCCGGTTCTAGGTGGATTGGGTCTACTAGACGTGCTTACCACCGTAATAGGTTTGCAGAACGGTTATACAGAGGAGAACGCTTTCCTCCATGTACTTCAGGGCGATCCTCTTGCGCTCGCTATAACCATGATACTATTGAAGGCTGTAGCAATAATCGGCGCAGTGTATCTCATGAGAAAATCGATGATTTTGCCAGCTCTTCTACTGATCGGGTTATTTGCTCTGGCTGATGTGTCCAACATGTTAACTCTCTTTTGA